Proteins encoded by one window of candidate division WOR-3 bacterium:
- the rimI gene encoding ribosomal protein S18-alanine N-acetyltransferase has product MRRAKLKDIPEILKIEKEVFPDPWSFYSFLFELKNPDNYFYVIEIENEVIGYIIAGEYEESYHLKNIAIKKEYQGKGYGKFLLNNLIEKAKKENKRFIFLEVRVSNERAIKFYEKFGFKRNRLLKGYYGYKEDGYEYVLDL; this is encoded by the coding sequence TTGAGAAGGGCAAAATTAAAGGATATTCCTGAAATTTTAAAAATTGAAAAGGAGGTTTTTCCTGATCCGTGGTCTTTTTATTCTTTTTTATTTGAATTAAAAAATCCAGATAATTATTTTTATGTCATTGAAATTGAAAATGAAGTTATAGGCTATATAATTGCCGGTGAATATGAGGAAAGTTATCATTTAAAAAATATAGCTATAAAAAAAGAATATCAGGGAAAAGGCTATGGGAAATTTCTTTTAAATAATTTAATAGAAAAGGCAAAAAAAGAAAATAAAAGATTTATTTTTCTTGAGGTAAGGGTATCAAATGAAAGGGCTATTAAATTTTATGAAAAATTTGGTTTTAAGAGAAATCGTCTATTAAAAGGATACTATGGGTATAAAGAAGATGGTTATGAGTATGTTTTAGATTTGTAA
- the hprK gene encoding HPr(Ser) kinase/phosphatase: MKEFENLKVYFNEVRLKNLIKILKERFNILNHTPELNFNTIIQQADLNRPALLFKGFEEIFLYDRIQIIGETELLVLKSLNKKEREKAIKRFFSYPIPAIFVTKGFKPPEDILEEAKKNKVPLFSVSEPTTLFMREIFFILSLLLSPYTVLHGNIVNVYNVGILFIGRSGIGKSECSLELVERGHKLVGDDLVKIIKHPENFLIGEAFKGEVRTFLEIRGIGILDIISLFGPSSCLERTKIDIIIRLIDWSETLDIERIGIKEKKVNILGINIPYVELPLNPGKHISVLVEAVALNYLTKERGEVSAEKFLNKLKGKKL; the protein is encoded by the coding sequence GTGAAAGAATTTGAAAATTTAAAAGTATATTTCAATGAAGTAAGATTAAAAAATTTAATAAAAATCCTTAAAGAAAGGTTTAATATTCTCAATCATACACCGGAATTAAACTTTAATACAATCATTCAGCAGGCTGATTTAAATAGACCTGCACTTCTTTTTAAAGGTTTTGAAGAGATCTTTCTATATGATAGAATTCAAATAATAGGTGAAACTGAACTCCTTGTTTTGAAATCTTTAAACAAAAAAGAAAGAGAAAAAGCTATAAAAAGATTTTTCTCATATCCAATTCCAGCTATTTTTGTTACAAAGGGATTTAAACCACCAGAGGATATTTTAGAAGAAGCTAAAAAAAACAAAGTTCCACTTTTTTCTGTTTCTGAGCCAACTACACTTTTTATGAGAGAAATCTTTTTTATCCTTTCCCTTCTTTTATCTCCCTATACAGTTTTACATGGAAACATTGTTAATGTTTATAATGTAGGTATTTTATTTATAGGAAGAAGTGGTATAGGAAAATCGGAATGCTCACTTGAGCTTGTTGAAAGAGGACATAAACTTGTTGGAGATGACCTTGTGAAAATTATAAAACATCCTGAAAATTTTTTGATAGGAGAAGCTTTTAAAGGAGAGGTGAGAACTTTTCTTGAAATAAGAGGTATAGGAATTCTTGATATAATTTCTCTTTTCGGACCGAGTTCCTGTCTTGAAAGAACTAAAATAGATATTATCATTAGACTAATAGACTGGAGTGAAACCCTTGATATTGAAAGAATTGGTATTAAGGAAAAAAAGGTAAATATCCTTGGTATAAATATTCCATATGTGGAATTACCTTTAAATCCTGGGAAACACATTTCTGTTCTTGTGGAGGCTGTTGCTTTAAATTATCTTACAAAGGAAAGAGGCGAAGTTTCAGCAGAAAAATTTTTAAATAAACTGAAAGGAAAAAAATTATAG
- a CDS encoding OmpA family protein encodes MIKFLIFLFFDLKGFSSGYALTGYSYPFSLLFEGEMYRPYFSFNFHQFKKGTIFKDSYYSFAFGYNVDSLYSLRSTLSSEFSKGKNYLNDFSLLTGKKFSSSLSGFLGFYGIIEEDLKIISGFKLFLLNPFNPGFFETSIIGPGIKKFDFKFLTRVVLNNIETFKKVNVKNLGFSFGKFEDYFGGFALEFILFERLFPGIGVFWKEGMAPYPSLFVSYYTSFVEKTDYLLQFSIHFLPENDTRYSLSFNILTGDDKWKEKERERKRKERENLARLLSESERKYKEAEKLYAEVNKLNEEIEKKRREVDSLRNIVEKEKEEVRKMREEAFEALKKIEGIKIQEEKEFIKITATEKAVHFEIGGTGLQVESILTLKNIANFLRTYPRYKVKVYGHTDNIPIGPLLKSKYKDNFELSKARAKAVVDYFIKVENLSNLEFEYEGFGDREPIASNDTEEGRAQNRRVEIIIEKK; translated from the coding sequence ATGATAAAATTTCTAATTTTTCTCTTTTTTGACCTAAAAGGGTTTTCTTCAGGTTATGCCTTAACAGGGTATTCCTATCCATTTTCCCTTCTCTTTGAAGGAGAAATGTATAGACCTTACTTTTCCTTTAATTTTCACCAGTTTAAAAAGGGCACAATTTTTAAGGATAGTTATTACTCCTTTGCCTTTGGTTATAATGTTGATTCTCTTTATTCCCTCCGTTCTACTCTCTCTTCTGAATTTTCAAAAGGAAAAAATTATTTAAATGACTTTTCACTTTTAACAGGCAAAAAGTTTTCTTCTTCCCTTTCTGGCTTTTTAGGTTTTTATGGGATAATTGAAGAGGACTTGAAAATCATATCAGGATTTAAACTTTTTCTTTTAAATCCTTTTAATCCAGGATTTTTTGAAACATCTATTATAGGTCCTGGAATAAAAAAGTTTGATTTTAAATTTTTAACAAGAGTAGTTTTAAATAATATTGAGACTTTTAAAAAGGTAAATGTTAAAAATTTAGGTTTTTCCTTTGGAAAATTTGAAGATTATTTTGGTGGATTTGCTCTTGAATTTATTTTGTTTGAAAGATTATTTCCCGGAATTGGTGTATTTTGGAAAGAAGGTATGGCACCTTACCCTTCTTTATTTGTATCTTATTATACGAGCTTTGTAGAAAAAACAGATTATCTTTTACAGTTTTCCATTCATTTTCTTCCTGAAAATGATACAAGATACTCTTTATCTTTTAATATTCTTACAGGTGACGATAAATGGAAAGAAAAAGAGAGAGAAAGAAAAAGGAAAGAAAGAGAAAATTTAGCAAGATTACTTTCAGAATCAGAAAGAAAATATAAGGAAGCAGAAAAGCTCTATGCTGAGGTTAATAAATTAAATGAAGAAATTGAGAAAAAAAGAAGGGAAGTAGATTCTTTAAGAAACATTGTTGAAAAGGAAAAAGAAGAAGTTAGAAAGATGAGAGAAGAAGCTTTTGAAGCTCTTAAAAAAATTGAAGGTATAAAGATTCAAGAAGAAAAAGAGTTTATTAAAATTACCGCTACTGAGAAGGCTGTTCACTTTGAAATCGGTGGAACAGGTTTACAAGTAGAAAGTATTTTGACCCTTAAAAATATAGCTAATTTTTTGAGAACTTATCCAAGATATAAGGTAAAGGTATATGGTCATACTGATAATATACCTATTGGTCCTTTATTAAAATCAAAGTATAAGGATAACTTTGAGCTTTCAAAAGCAAGAGCAAAAGCAGTTGTTGATTATTTTATAAAAGTTGAAAATCTCTCAAATTTAGAATTTGAATATGAGGGTTTTGGAGATAGAGAGCCCATTGCTTCCAATGACACAGAGGAAGGTAGAGCTCAAAATAGAAGAGTTGAAATAATAATAGAAAAGAAATGA
- a CDS encoding Ig-like domain-containing protein, with translation MKRFYFLILLSLIIFCKKKDEEPPRVSIISPLDNESFFPDTIEIKVKAEDNEGIDYIEVFVDGILLGRAQRNFATFKWDGTSAPDSSQHTVYAKAIDFAGNIGRSKDVKFFIYSSNHPPSIKLISPDSGSILASNQVTFIFKGKDKDAFDTLFYSIYLDTIPYPIFKEPVVKDLKDTTYTLSNLLYNKKYYWQVVVRDLLGLKDTSKIFYFLTPPLNQKPLPPSNPYPPDGATDVSHTPVLKYHSFDPDGDSIYFRVKLDTSFIFSKPIINILTPDTFYNIINPLISGVKYFWRVTAYDKKGDSSISNLWKFNVKRENLNLIYSMSGFWYKDIDVYYDTLFLIKVPNQLEVYYNNSGNLIFINNFTLPSFSYRIYYRKPYLFVTYGNIGPRKLGLFKIQNSNLILLDEFSLNSGSINEVLFYDNYIFVILLNGFKILKINSDSFEILNSGTTNFQVLDADIGFNNLYLVGESFIETYSLNPPENPSFLYRTQTGFSGINNIKIKNRYILIGSNYYLLLYYISDPLLAPIFIHQLSLSENIKIIKNENRLFGIFLKNSALITYPNISEIHLYSNIYYLSNIESGYINYPYFYIVSQNGLYILLCQK, from the coding sequence ATGAAAAGATTTTATTTCTTAATATTACTTTCATTAATTATATTTTGCAAGAAAAAAGATGAAGAGCCACCAAGAGTATCAATAATTTCTCCCTTAGATAATGAATCCTTTTTCCCAGATACAATTGAAATTAAAGTAAAAGCAGAAGATAACGAGGGTATAGATTACATAGAGGTATTTGTTGATGGAATTTTACTTGGAAGAGCACAGAGAAATTTTGCCACCTTTAAATGGGATGGAACTTCAGCACCTGATTCTTCTCAGCATACAGTTTATGCAAAAGCAATTGATTTCGCAGGAAATATAGGAAGATCAAAGGATGTTAAATTTTTTATATATTCAAGTAATCACCCACCTTCAATAAAATTAATTTCTCCTGACTCAGGTTCAATTCTTGCCTCCAATCAAGTTACTTTTATTTTTAAGGGAAAGGATAAAGATGCCTTTGATACCCTTTTTTACTCAATTTATCTTGATACAATTCCCTATCCAATCTTCAAAGAACCTGTTGTAAAAGACCTTAAAGATACTACATATACATTATCAAATTTACTTTATAACAAAAAATATTACTGGCAGGTAGTGGTTAGAGATTTACTTGGACTTAAGGATACTTCAAAAATCTTTTACTTTTTAACTCCACCTTTAAACCAGAAACCCCTTCCACCTTCAAACCCTTACCCTCCTGATGGTGCTACTGATGTAAGTCATACTCCAGTTTTAAAATACCATTCTTTTGACCCAGATGGTGATTCAATTTATTTCAGGGTAAAACTGGATACAAGCTTTATCTTTTCAAAGCCAATTATTAATATATTAACACCTGATACTTTTTATAACATTATTAATCCATTAATTTCAGGAGTAAAGTATTTCTGGCGTGTTACCGCTTACGATAAAAAGGGTGATTCATCTATTTCTAATTTGTGGAAATTTAATGTTAAAAGAGAAAATTTAAACCTAATTTATTCAATGAGTGGGTTCTGGTATAAGGATATAGATGTTTATTATGACACTTTATTTTTAATTAAAGTTCCGAATCAACTGGAAGTTTATTACAATAATTCAGGAAATTTAATTTTCATAAATAATTTTACTCTACCCAGTTTTTCATACAGAATATATTACAGGAAACCTTATCTTTTTGTTACGTATGGTAATATAGGGCCAAGAAAACTGGGGTTATTTAAAATACAAAATTCAAATCTGATTTTACTTGATGAATTTTCCCTGAATTCAGGATCAATTAATGAAGTCCTTTTTTATGATAACTATATTTTCGTTATTTTGCTTAACGGATTTAAGATTTTAAAAATTAATTCAGATTCCTTTGAAATTTTAAATTCAGGAACAACGAATTTTCAGGTGCTTGATGCTGATATTGGTTTTAATAACCTATATTTAGTGGGGGAATCCTTTATTGAAACATATTCCTTAAATCCGCCTGAAAATCCCTCATTTTTATACAGAACTCAGACAGGTTTTTCAGGTATAAATAATATAAAAATAAAAAACAGATACATTTTAATCGGCTCAAACTACTATTTACTTTTATATTACATAAGTGATCCACTTCTTGCTCCTATTTTTATTCATCAACTATCTTTATCAGAAAACATAAAAATTATAAAAAATGAAAACAGACTTTTTGGCATATTTTTAAAAAATTCAGCATTAATAACATATCCTAATATTTCAGAAATCCACCTTTATTCAAATATTTACTATCTCTCAAACATAGAATCAGGCTACATAAATTACCCGTATTTTTATATTGTTTCACAGAATGGCTTATATATTCTCTTATGTCAGAAATAA
- a CDS encoding DUF92 domain-containing protein: MALSDLFFLSFSLISASFISMILIYMNLFNENSFFPMTFIGSLIFFNLGLKGVLALLFFVFSSLFWGSFRKNKHKPRDFKQVLANGFVPTLLSFFDYHLFLSSLCAVLSDTWSSEAGISFSKSAYSLKGFKKVYPGTSGAVSVVGTLMGLIGALIFSFFSLKVKYIIPVFISGFIGNIIDSFLGAFFENKFNFFTSDFINFLITIVSPLIFLLFRFLQI, from the coding sequence ATGGCTCTTTCTGATTTATTTTTTCTTTCTTTTTCTCTTATTTCTGCTTCTTTTATATCAATGATTCTTATTTATATGAATCTTTTTAATGAAAATTCCTTTTTCCCAATGACCTTTATTGGTTCTTTAATTTTTTTTAACTTAGGTTTAAAAGGAGTATTAGCACTTTTATTTTTTGTCTTTTCTTCTCTTTTCTGGGGCAGTTTTAGAAAGAATAAACACAAACCAAGAGATTTTAAACAGGTTCTTGCAAATGGTTTTGTACCTACACTTTTATCCTTTTTTGATTATCATCTTTTCCTTTCATCTCTATGTGCTGTTTTATCTGATACATGGTCAAGTGAAGCTGGAATTTCTTTTTCAAAAAGTGCTTATAGTCTTAAAGGTTTTAAAAAAGTATACCCTGGAACAAGTGGTGCTGTATCTGTGGTAGGAACTTTAATGGGTTTAATAGGTGCATTAATTTTTTCTTTTTTTTCTCTTAAAGTTAAATACATAATACCTGTTTTTATATCAGGTTTTATAGGAAATATAATAGATTCCTTTTTGGGTGCTTTTTTTGAAAATAAATTTAATTTTTTTACTTCTGATTTTATAAACTTTTTAATAACAATAGTTTCGCCCCTTATTTTTCTGTTATTTAGATTCTTACAAATCTAA
- a CDS encoding ABC transporter ATP-binding protein, protein MKSLFKLFLKWKKKFFWGILALLIVDAAQLILPLVIREVISAIEKEKEFLAFLKYSLFILLLSLFVLIFRFFWRYFILGAGREIEAFLRKKLYDHLLTLHPFYFYKTGTGNLMAHITNDLEAIRMASGIGIVAFFDFLIMVTFSFVIMFSISFKLTLYVLIPFPLLSVSMIFLGPKIHNFFRRVQERFSDLTESSKEIISSIKIIKSFVQEEGKFKEFYKENEKYLRENINLAYVYGIFQSMIILISGFSVLFLIIFGGKNAILGELSLGDFVAFISYLDLLIWPVMALGWSLNIFQRGSASLLRIELILKEKNDMKDGNVRIDDKFKGHIKVRNLNYSFNGHYNVLKNINLEIKPGRFIGFTGKPGSGKSTLLYLISRIYDPPDGTIFIDDIDIKHYRISDLRENIILLEQEPFIFSATIKENVLLGSKNGVREDEIEKALNLSRFIKDIDNFKEGIFTIVGERGVTLSGGQRERLSLARIFLRKPKILLIDDALSSLDFKTEKEVFENIFREFENITLIVVSTRIPVLMRCDEIYVFEKGEIVEMGTHEELVNRKGFYNSLYELQTALIKEEIKG, encoded by the coding sequence ATGAAATCACTATTTAAACTTTTTTTAAAGTGGAAAAAAAAATTTTTTTGGGGTATTTTAGCTTTATTAATTGTTGATGCAGCACAACTTATTTTACCACTTGTTATAAGGGAAGTCATCTCAGCAATAGAGAAAGAAAAAGAATTTTTAGCTTTTTTAAAGTATTCTTTATTCATTCTCCTTTTATCCCTTTTTGTTCTTATTTTTAGATTTTTCTGGAGGTATTTTATACTGGGAGCAGGTAGAGAAATAGAGGCTTTTTTAAGAAAAAAGCTTTACGATCATCTTTTAACTCTACATCCTTTCTATTTTTATAAAACCGGTACAGGAAATTTAATGGCACATATAACAAATGACCTTGAAGCTATAAGAATGGCTTCAGGGATTGGAATAGTTGCTTTTTTTGATTTTCTTATAATGGTGACATTTTCCTTTGTTATTATGTTTTCAATATCCTTTAAATTGACTCTTTATGTTTTAATTCCTTTTCCTTTGCTTTCAGTTTCAATGATTTTTTTAGGTCCCAAAATTCATAACTTTTTTAGAAGAGTTCAGGAAAGGTTTTCTGATTTAACTGAAAGTTCCAAGGAAATCATAAGTTCAATAAAAATAATAAAATCCTTTGTTCAGGAAGAAGGAAAATTTAAAGAATTTTATAAGGAAAATGAAAAATATTTAAGGGAGAATATAAATCTTGCTTATGTATATGGTATTTTCCAATCAATGATAATTCTGATTTCAGGTTTTTCAGTCCTTTTTTTAATAATTTTTGGAGGAAAAAATGCTATTTTAGGAGAGCTTTCTCTTGGTGATTTTGTTGCTTTTATTTCCTATCTTGATTTACTTATATGGCCAGTTATGGCTCTTGGTTGGTCCCTAAATATCTTTCAAAGAGGTTCTGCTTCCCTGTTAAGAATAGAACTTATCTTAAAAGAAAAAAATGATATGAAGGATGGGAATGTTAGAATTGATGATAAATTTAAAGGGCACATTAAAGTAAGGAATCTAAATTATAGTTTCAATGGTCATTATAATGTATTAAAAAATATTAACTTAGAAATAAAACCAGGAAGGTTTATTGGATTTACAGGTAAACCAGGTTCAGGTAAATCAACCCTTTTATATTTAATTTCGAGAATTTATGACCCACCTGATGGAACAATTTTCATTGATGATATAGATATAAAACATTACAGGATAAGTGATTTAAGGGAAAATATAATTTTGCTTGAACAGGAACCATTTATATTTTCAGCCACCATAAAAGAAAATGTGCTTTTAGGTTCTAAAAATGGAGTAAGGGAAGATGAGATTGAAAAAGCACTAAATTTATCCCGTTTTATAAAAGATATTGATAATTTTAAAGAAGGGATTTTTACAATTGTTGGTGAAAGGGGTGTCACTCTTTCTGGAGGACAAAGAGAAAGGTTGAGTTTAGCGAGAATATTTTTGAGAAAACCAAAAATTCTTTTAATTGATGATGCCCTATCTTCTCTTGATTTTAAAACTGAAAAAGAAGTTTTTGAAAATATTTTCAGGGAATTTGAAAATATAACTCTTATTGTAGTTTCTACAAGAATACCTGTTTTAATGAGATGTGATGAAATTTATGTATTTGAAAAAGGTGAGATTGTTGAAATGGGAACTCATGAGGAACTTGTAAACAGAAAAGGGTTTTATAATAGTCTTTATGAGCTTCAGACTGCTCTTATAAAAGAGGAGATAAAGGGATAA
- a CDS encoding ABC transporter ATP-binding protein encodes MEDIRLFKYILKFLRPYILILFLTFLMLLITTASDMISPIVLKNAIDKGIVPFVKKGNFKVLYMYSIYYLILILISTISTYLFILLVTYAGNRAMMDMRNSLMKKVLSLKISYFDKNPVGRIVTRLTNDVQALNEFFSSVLIYLLKDIFLLFGIFFFMFKMNKMLTLSILILTPSLFFISNIFRESVRKAYRDIRKYLAEINAFVQESLSGIKVINIFKKENFFKEKFNIINENLFKSNISQVKSFAIFRPLVDFHEFLAIAIIILISSPMIIKGNFTIGSLVAFISYVRMAFRPIMDLSEKYNIFQSAMAALERIDSVFKEESEIKTGIIKDKIEGNIVFDNVYFSYNNEDWVLKGVSFEIKKGEKVALVGPTGSGKTSIINLLLGFYPFQKGRILIDGIDIREYNLEFLRKNIGIVLQENFIFDDTILNNIKLFDNIPEERVMEAVKRSFLSELIDKFKDGIMTRVSPDSLSVGEKQLIAIARIFAYDKKLVILDEATSHIDSYTEHLIHKALLELLKDRTSIIIAHRLSTIKNCDKIIVIFKGKIIEMGTHYELIEKDGFYSKLWKVGRVDALL; translated from the coding sequence ATGGAAGATATAAGACTTTTTAAATATATTTTGAAATTTTTAAGACCCTATATTTTAATTTTATTTTTGACTTTCTTGATGCTTTTGATAACAACAGCTTCAGACATGATTTCACCAATTGTTCTTAAAAATGCAATAGATAAAGGTATTGTTCCCTTTGTAAAGAAAGGTAATTTTAAAGTTCTCTATATGTATTCAATTTATTATCTTATTTTAATATTAATTTCAACTATTTCAACTTATCTTTTCATTTTACTTGTTACCTATGCTGGAAACAGGGCAATGATGGATATGAGAAATTCTTTAATGAAAAAAGTTCTTTCTTTGAAAATAAGTTATTTTGATAAAAATCCAGTGGGCAGAATTGTGACAAGATTAACCAATGATGTTCAGGCTTTAAATGAATTCTTTTCCTCTGTTCTAATTTATCTTTTAAAGGATATTTTTCTCCTTTTTGGAATTTTCTTTTTTATGTTTAAGATGAATAAAATGTTAACATTATCTATCTTGATACTTACACCTTCACTTTTTTTTATTTCTAATATTTTCAGAGAATCAGTTAGAAAGGCATACAGAGATATAAGAAAATATCTTGCTGAGATTAATGCTTTTGTTCAGGAAAGCTTATCTGGTATAAAGGTGATAAATATTTTTAAGAAAGAGAATTTTTTTAAAGAAAAGTTCAATATAATTAATGAAAATCTTTTTAAAAGTAATATTTCTCAGGTTAAAAGTTTTGCTATTTTCAGACCCCTTGTTGATTTTCACGAATTTCTTGCAATTGCTATAATTATTCTTATTTCTTCTCCTATGATTATAAAAGGAAATTTTACAATAGGTTCTCTTGTTGCTTTTATTTCCTATGTAAGGATGGCTTTTAGGCCTATAATGGATCTTTCAGAAAAATACAACATTTTTCAATCAGCTATGGCTGCTCTTGAAAGAATTGACAGTGTTTTTAAAGAAGAGTCAGAAATTAAAACTGGTATAATAAAGGATAAAATAGAAGGGAATATTGTTTTTGATAATGTTTATTTTTCCTATAATAATGAGGACTGGGTTTTAAAAGGGGTGAGCTTTGAAATTAAAAAAGGAGAAAAAGTTGCTCTTGTTGGTCCAACTGGTTCAGGTAAAACTTCAATAATTAACTTACTCCTCGGATTTTACCCATTTCAGAAAGGGAGGATTCTTATAGATGGAATTGACATAAGGGAATATAATTTAGAATTTTTAAGAAAAAATATCGGAATAGTTTTACAGGAAAATTTTATATTTGACGATACGATATTGAATAATATAAAACTTTTTGATAACATTCCTGAAGAAAGAGTAATGGAAGCTGTTAAAAGAAGCTTTCTGAGTGAACTTATAGATAAATTTAAAGACGGTATAATGACAAGGGTAAGTCCTGATTCTCTTTCTGTTGGTGAAAAACAACTTATAGCAATTGCAAGAATTTTTGCCTATGATAAAAAATTAGTTATTCTTGATGAAGCAACGAGCCATATTGATTCATATACAGAACATTTAATTCACAAAGCCCTTCTTGAACTTCTTAAAGATAGAACAAGTATAATAATTGCCCATAGACTTTCAACAATTAAAAATTGTGATAAAATAATTGTAATTTTTAAGGGAAAAATTATAGAAATGGGAACTCATTATGAACTTATTGAAAAAGATGGATTTTACAGCAAACTCTGGAAGGTTGGTAGAGTAGATGCACTTCTCTAA
- a CDS encoding transglycosylase SLT domain-containing protein — MRLIEKIEKPDSFFKILEKKNKKFLLKREIKILYLKSKFYEKLGDLNKKEQIEKTIIKKYRKSKEALEIAMKRKKPLLDIIKVLYNHQRWDEIIEKTKNIETKNPEIYFYKGYAYFKLKKYKEALEFFKYSILSGYKKEDEVNFYKGLCYLYVGDTLRAINSFNRNLYSSSKFLEPALREMRLIYLKNKKFQEKIEELFKEIENELNEEIIYFYYDTKNYEKLIECLDKLNKKDIRAKYIEYIIKNDSTIIREIHKENPLSYFSLLHYGLCTITDDEIKRILSDTIFPSFFDTLKLLLDLNLIDDINERIKNIKDSKIILKISKFLKENKNYYFSTNLARKYYNFLREKDKTCFDEDFLKILFPTPYREKVMEVSKKYNLEPALIYAVMRRESFFDTSAISPKGAKGLMQIMEETAKKIYKNDINLFKTKDNIEIGVKYLRSLIDSFGLYYGICAYNAGENAVKEWMKIIPKNEISIFFDIPYRETRNYLLNVLSDYMVYKLLYPDLKLNI, encoded by the coding sequence ATGAGATTAATTGAAAAAATAGAAAAACCAGATTCATTTTTCAAAATCCTTGAGAAAAAGAATAAAAAATTTTTATTAAAAAGGGAAATAAAAATTTTATATTTAAAATCAAAATTTTATGAAAAATTAGGAGATTTAAATAAAAAAGAACAGATTGAAAAAACGATAATTAAAAAATATAGGAAAAGTAAAGAAGCACTTGAAATAGCAATGAAAAGAAAAAAACCTCTTCTTGACATAATAAAAGTTCTATATAATCACCAAAGATGGGATGAAATTATTGAAAAAACTAAAAATATAGAAACTAAAAATCCTGAGATATACTTTTATAAAGGCTATGCTTATTTTAAACTTAAAAAATACAAAGAAGCTCTTGAATTTTTTAAATACTCAATTTTAAGTGGTTACAAAAAAGAAGATGAAGTAAACTTTTATAAAGGGTTATGTTACCTTTATGTGGGTGATACCTTAAGAGCTATTAATTCTTTTAACAGAAACTTATATTCAAGTTCAAAATTTTTAGAACCGGCTTTAAGGGAAATGAGATTAATTTATTTAAAAAATAAAAAATTCCAAGAGAAAATTGAGGAACTCTTTAAAGAAATTGAAAATGAACTCAATGAGGAAATAATTTATTTTTATTACGATACAAAAAATTATGAAAAATTAATTGAGTGTTTAGATAAATTAAATAAAAAAGATATAAGAGCAAAATATATTGAATACATAATTAAAAACGATTCCACAATAATAAGAGAAATCCATAAGGAAAATCCCCTTTCCTATTTTTCTCTCCTTCATTATGGGTTATGCACCATTACTGATGATGAGATAAAAAGAATACTTTCCGATACTATTTTTCCTTCATTTTTTGACACATTGAAACTTTTACTTGATTTAAACTTAATAGATGACATCAATGAAAGAATTAAAAACATTAAAGATAGCAAAATTATTTTAAAGATTTCAAAATTTTTAAAGGAAAACAAAAATTATTATTTTTCAACAAATCTTGCAAGAAAGTATTACAATTTTTTAAGGGAAAAAGACAAAACCTGCTTTGATGAAGACTTTTTAAAAATCTTATTCCCTACACCCTACAGAGAAAAGGTTATGGAAGTTTCAAAGAAGTATAATTTGGAACCAGCCCTTATATATGCTGTTATGAGAAGAGAATCTTTTTTTGATACTTCAGCAATTTCACCCAAAGGAGCAAAAGGATTAATGCAGATTATGGAGGAAACTGCAAAAAAAATTTATAAAAATGATATCAATTTATTTAAAACTAAAGATAATATAGAAATAGGAGTAAAATATTTAAGAAGTCTTATTGACTCTTTTGGACTTTATTATGGAATTTGTGCTTACAATGCAGGAGAAAATGCAGTAAAAGAGTGGATGAAAATTATACCTAAAAATGAAATTTCAATTTTCTTTGATATACCTTACAGAGAAACAAGAAATTATCTTTTAAATGTTTTATCTGATTATATGGTTTACAAACTTCTTTATCCTGATTTAAAATTAAATATATGA